Genomic window (Planctomycetota bacterium):
GATTCGCGAGATGGACCGCAGCCACACCGACGCCCTCCGCAAGCTCGACGCTGACACGACCAAGCGGGCCGACGAACTCGGCAAGCGGATCGACGAGGAGTCCGCCGCCAGCGAGTCACGCGACAGCGAGATCCGCTCCACGCTTGACGAGACCGCGACCGCCATTCGCGACGAGCTGAGCACCGCCCGCGACGAGCTCAACGAAGCGATCGACGCCGCCGTCGCCCAGCTCGGCGACGCCAAGGCGGACCGCTCGGCGCTCGCAGAGCTTTTCACCGACGCCGCCGCCCGGCTGTCGGAATCGGCGAAGCCGGCGACCAACGGCCGGAAGCGTCGATAGCCGCCCGGCTCACTTCTGCGCCGGCTTCAGAGCCTCGACCGGTGCGACGGCGAAGCGTGGTTCCTCGACCAGCCGCTTCAGCCGGCCGCCTTCGTCTGGATCGCGATACTGCACGTCGTCGCGGTGGTATTGAAGCGCGTAGGCCACGCGCGGCTTGTCCGTGTGGTTTGGCCCGCTGCCGTGGACCGTCAACCGGCTGAAGGCCACGGCA
Coding sequences:
- a CDS encoding phytanoyl-CoA dioxygenase family protein; translation: PHSHKDGPIERAGEGDYNTHEQEAHRLFPMRMCAGDAVAFSRLTVHGSGPNHTDKPRVAYALQYHRDDVQYRDPDEGGRLKRLVEEPRFAVAPVEALKPAQK